A window of the Cystobacter fuscus genome harbors these coding sequences:
- a CDS encoding DUF4403 family protein produces the protein MSDPPPSRIVIHATIFREALIRKMAESLPRSGEGDADLLAGQKIHYTWQREPVTLKFDRGRVVVGVNVLGRFNMLGERQMPISLTIAGEPVMTADFKALLQSTEVQVVASGPVDTVNRAIEDKLRSLVGKTLDDFRFDVRPMVANAFSRLARPIEIPVGDQVACAELKVTNLEASPTVLADGFEKDLGIVVMPSVTLPCTPVASLAQAPDAGTDTRLASGTPDASAQPATYVVGASSGDGGTPADGGVVASDVRMPLLQNVSTLPSGPFKVVVPVAARYEELSKALESSMNGRLFFSESNPELYMEKPQVYPSDDTVVIRMNLGGRARVGDYSVGVGGELFFAGHPHVIDNQLSVPDLEITPGTASELVKLKFALDYASIRDQARQALRVDVSERLAAVKDKLSTEVSFDDSLGCVRGQVLRSEVTGVYPHPSFLRIYVQVDAQLGLYLPCKG, from the coding sequence GTGTCGGATCCTCCGCCCTCGCGCATCGTCATCCACGCCACCATCTTCCGCGAGGCCCTCATCCGGAAGATGGCCGAGAGCCTGCCCCGCTCGGGTGAGGGGGATGCCGACCTGCTGGCGGGCCAGAAGATCCACTACACCTGGCAGCGCGAGCCGGTGACGCTCAAGTTCGATCGCGGCCGCGTGGTGGTGGGCGTCAATGTCCTCGGGCGCTTCAACATGCTCGGGGAGCGGCAGATGCCCATCTCCCTCACCATCGCCGGCGAGCCGGTCATGACGGCCGACTTCAAGGCGCTCCTGCAGTCCACCGAGGTGCAGGTGGTGGCCTCCGGACCGGTGGACACCGTCAACCGGGCCATCGAGGACAAGCTGCGGAGCCTCGTGGGCAAGACGCTCGACGACTTCCGCTTCGACGTGCGCCCGATGGTGGCCAACGCCTTCTCCCGGCTCGCCCGGCCCATCGAGATTCCCGTGGGGGATCAGGTGGCGTGCGCCGAGCTGAAGGTGACCAACCTGGAGGCCTCGCCCACGGTGCTCGCCGATGGTTTCGAGAAGGACCTCGGCATCGTCGTGATGCCCTCGGTGACGCTGCCCTGCACCCCGGTGGCCAGCCTCGCCCAGGCCCCCGACGCCGGGACGGACACCCGGCTCGCGAGTGGCACCCCGGACGCCTCCGCGCAGCCGGCCACCTACGTGGTTGGCGCTTCCTCCGGAGATGGAGGAACCCCGGCGGACGGGGGCGTCGTGGCCAGCGACGTGCGCATGCCCTTGCTGCAGAACGTCTCCACCCTGCCTTCGGGTCCCTTCAAGGTGGTGGTGCCCGTGGCCGCGCGCTACGAGGAGCTGTCCAAGGCGCTCGAGTCCTCCATGAACGGGCGGCTGTTCTTCTCCGAATCCAACCCCGAGCTGTACATGGAGAAGCCCCAGGTCTACCCCTCGGATGACACGGTGGTCATCCGGATGAACCTCGGGGGTAGGGCCCGGGTGGGGGACTACTCGGTGGGTGTGGGCGGCGAGCTGTTCTTCGCGGGACACCCCCATGTCATCGACAACCAGCTCTCCGTGCCGGACCTGGAGATCACCCCGGGCACGGCCAGCGAGCTGGTGAAGCTCAAGTTCGCCCTGGACTACGCGTCCATCCGCGATCAGGCCCGGCAGGCGCTCCGGGTGGACGTCTCCGAGCGGCTCGCGGCGGTGAAGGACAAGCTGTCCACCGAGGTGTCCTTCGACGACAGCCTGGGCTGTGTGCGCGGCCAGGTGCTGCGCTCCGAGGTGACGGGCGTCTACCCGCATCCCTCCTTCCTGCGCATCTACGTGCAGGTGGATGCCCAGCTCGGCCTGTACCTGCCCTGTAAGGGGTAG
- a CDS encoding aldo/keto reductase encodes MNYRMLGRTGLYVSELCFGAMTFGGEGWFKAIGTQGQSEADALVGRCLDTGINFFDTANVYSNGLSEQILGKALGERRKDVVLATKVRGRMGPGANEVGLSRGHIMDSVHASLKRLGTDYIDLYQIHGFDAVTPIDETLRALDDLVRQGKVRYLGASNLAAWQLMKALGISEHRGLARFESLQAYYSIAGRDLERELVPLMKDQQVGLMVWSPLAGGFLSGKYRRGAQGPEGARRLQFDFPPVNQERAYSVIDVMDGIAKAHSSSVARVALAWLLHQPHVTTIVIGAKTAEQLEDNLAAPELKLSPEELAALETVSALPAEYPGWMLDRQGQNRSPAQK; translated from the coding sequence ATGAACTACCGGATGCTGGGCCGCACGGGCCTGTATGTGTCGGAGCTGTGTTTCGGAGCGATGACGTTTGGCGGCGAGGGCTGGTTCAAGGCCATCGGGACCCAGGGCCAGTCCGAGGCCGATGCGCTGGTGGGCCGCTGCCTGGACACGGGCATCAACTTCTTCGACACCGCGAACGTCTATTCCAACGGCCTGTCCGAGCAGATCCTCGGCAAGGCGCTGGGGGAGCGGCGCAAGGATGTCGTCCTTGCCACCAAGGTGCGCGGGCGCATGGGTCCCGGTGCCAACGAGGTCGGCCTCTCTCGTGGACACATCATGGACTCGGTGCATGCCAGCTTGAAGCGGCTGGGCACCGACTACATCGACCTGTACCAGATTCATGGTTTCGATGCCGTCACCCCCATTGATGAGACATTGCGCGCGCTCGATGACCTCGTGCGTCAGGGCAAGGTGCGCTACCTCGGGGCCTCCAACCTCGCGGCCTGGCAGTTGATGAAGGCGTTGGGCATCAGCGAGCACCGGGGGCTCGCGCGCTTCGAGTCGTTGCAGGCCTACTACAGCATCGCGGGCAGGGACCTGGAGCGGGAGTTGGTGCCCCTGATGAAGGATCAGCAGGTGGGCTTGATGGTGTGGAGCCCGCTGGCGGGTGGTTTCCTGAGCGGCAAGTACCGCCGGGGAGCCCAGGGGCCCGAGGGTGCTCGCCGCCTCCAGTTCGACTTCCCCCCGGTGAACCAGGAGCGGGCCTACTCCGTCATCGACGTGATGGATGGCATCGCCAAGGCGCATTCCAGCTCGGTGGCGCGGGTGGCGCTGGCGTGGCTGCTGCACCAGCCGCACGTCACGACGATCGTCATCGGCGCCAAGACGGCCGAGCAGCTCGAGGACAACCTCGCGGCGCCCGAGTTGAAGCTCTCGCCCGAGGAGCTCGCCGCGCTGGAGACCGTCTCGGCGCTCCCCGCCGAGTACCCGGGCTGGATGTTGGACCGCCAGGGCCAGAACCGCTCTCCCGCGCAGAAGTAG